A single region of the Erythrobacter sp. genome encodes:
- a CDS encoding helix-turn-helix transcriptional regulator yields MINRIRDIRKAKGLTLAQLAEACDPPTTAQTIGRLETGMRNLSLKWMDRIGKALGVDPESLVRSEESPTARVVAELGSEGAEALNAEREALLPTDLAAASGEAMAVLEVIASTGEYRPGDRLWLRRIAPEDAGQAINRDCLVPRPGGRFAFGRLIDRQGSKVGLLPPGAGQKQLVVDNPPWIGLAVMLVREL; encoded by the coding sequence ATGATCAACCGCATCCGCGACATCCGCAAGGCCAAGGGGCTCACCCTCGCCCAGCTTGCCGAAGCCTGCGACCCGCCGACCACCGCGCAGACGATCGGGCGGCTCGAAACGGGGATGCGCAACCTGTCGCTGAAGTGGATGGACCGCATCGGCAAGGCGCTGGGCGTCGATCCTGAAAGCCTCGTCCGGTCGGAAGAGAGCCCCACCGCGCGTGTGGTCGCGGAGCTGGGCTCGGAAGGGGCCGAGGCGCTTAACGCCGAGCGCGAGGCGCTGCTCCCGACCGATCTCGCCGCCGCCAGCGGCGAGGCGATGGCGGTGCTCGAAGTCATCGCAAGCACGGGCGAATACCGGCCCGGCGACCGGCTCTGGCTGCGGCGGATCGCGCCCGAGGATGCCGGGCAGGCGATCAACCGCGACTGCCTCGTGCCGCGCCCCGGCGGGCGCTTCGCCTTCGGGCGGCTGATCGACCGGCAGGGAAGCAAGGTCGGACTGCTCCCACCCGGCGCGGGGCAAAAACAGCTGGTGGTCGACAACCCGCCATGGATCGGGCTTGCCGTGATGCTGGTGCGCGAATTGTGA
- a CDS encoding glycosyltransferase, whose translation MRHVVSISTLWPNPVSPRFGTFVARSLEALARRGDWRVTVINPIGLPPIALGRYRDLSNIEERSEEGGIMVHRPRFTLIPKIGARRNAAAIARAALPVLEEIRAAQEVDLLDAQFFFPDGPAAARLARATGLPLSIKARGSDITYWGGIDHARAEMLRAAQRADGLLAVSEALKRDMVALGMEEDKITVHYTGLDRDRFRPLAHTQLRAQLGAELGFTMPDNAPLLACVGALIERKGQHILLDALTEVPGAHLVLVGRGEQEGQLKGQARALGLADRVHFVGLLDHDVLPLMLSAADVMVLPSANEGLANAWVEALACGTPVVTCDVGGAREVITSDLAGRLVAREPRAVAAGINAVLNDPPPRQAVADLVAGFSWEENAARLAAYYEELLAPKD comes from the coding sequence ATGAGGCACGTCGTCTCGATCAGCACGCTCTGGCCCAACCCGGTGAGCCCACGCTTCGGAACCTTCGTCGCGCGCTCGCTCGAGGCTCTGGCCCGGCGCGGCGACTGGCGGGTCACGGTTATCAATCCGATCGGCCTGCCTCCGATCGCGCTTGGGCGATACCGAGACCTGTCGAACATCGAGGAACGCAGCGAGGAAGGGGGCATCATGGTCCACCGCCCGCGCTTCACCCTCATCCCCAAGATCGGTGCGCGCCGGAACGCGGCGGCGATCGCACGCGCGGCGCTGCCGGTGCTCGAGGAAATCAGGGCCGCGCAAGAGGTCGACCTGCTCGACGCGCAGTTCTTCTTTCCCGACGGTCCGGCCGCCGCCCGCCTCGCCCGGGCGACGGGCCTGCCGCTTTCGATCAAGGCCCGCGGGAGCGACATCACCTATTGGGGCGGGATCGACCACGCCCGCGCCGAGATGCTGCGCGCCGCACAGCGGGCGGATGGTCTGCTCGCCGTCAGCGAGGCGCTGAAGCGCGATATGGTGGCGCTCGGCATGGAAGAGGACAAGATCACGGTCCATTATACCGGGCTCGACCGCGACCGCTTCCGCCCGCTCGCGCATACGCAGCTGCGCGCGCAGCTCGGGGCGGAGCTCGGCTTCACCATGCCCGACAACGCCCCGCTGCTCGCCTGCGTCGGCGCGCTGATCGAGCGCAAGGGCCAGCACATCCTGCTCGACGCGCTGACCGAGGTGCCGGGCGCGCATCTCGTGCTGGTCGGGCGCGGGGAACAGGAAGGGCAACTGAAAGGGCAGGCGCGCGCGCTGGGGCTGGCGGACCGGGTGCATTTCGTCGGCCTGCTCGACCACGACGTGCTGCCGCTGATGCTGTCGGCCGCCGATGTCATGGTCCTGCCGAGCGCGAACGAGGGGCTCGCCAATGCCTGGGTCGAAGCGCTCGCCTGCGGGACGCCGGTGGTGACCTGCGATGTCGGCGGCGCGCGCGAGGTGATAACGAGCGATCTGGCTGGCCGGCTGGTCGCGCGCGAGCCCAGGGCGGTGGCCGCCGGGATCAACGCCGTGCTCAACGATCCCCCGCCGCGCCAGGCGGTCGCGGACCTCGTCGCGGGCTTCAGCTGGGAGGAGAACGCCGCCCGGCTGGCCGCATATTACGAGGAGCTGCTGGCCCCGAAGGACTGA